Proteins co-encoded in one Actinomadura luteofluorescens genomic window:
- a CDS encoding class I SAM-dependent methyltransferase, protein MPIISTGPPPEPHRAREVAESFGSDAERYDRARPRYPDALVERIAAACPGPDVLDVGCGTGIEARQFQAAGCTVLGVEPDARMAGFARRGGLEVEEATFESWDPAGRDFDAVIAGTAWHWVDPVAGAAKAARVLRPGGRLAAFWHVFELPPTVMAAFVAVYRRVVPDSPFSVRTDKSAMEGYQVMFAKAADGIAAAGGFGEPEQWRFDWEHVYTRDEWLDQMPTQGTLTGLPEADRAQVLEGVGEAIDALGGSFTMPYATVVVTASKAAGPA, encoded by the coding sequence ATGCCCATTATATCGACCGGCCCTCCCCCCGAACCGCACCGCGCCCGCGAGGTGGCGGAGTCCTTCGGCTCGGACGCCGAACGCTACGACCGCGCCCGGCCCCGCTATCCCGACGCTCTCGTGGAGCGGATCGCCGCCGCCTGTCCCGGGCCGGACGTCCTGGACGTCGGTTGCGGCACCGGCATCGAGGCCCGCCAGTTCCAGGCCGCCGGCTGCACGGTGCTCGGCGTCGAGCCGGACGCGCGGATGGCCGGCTTCGCGCGGCGCGGCGGGCTGGAGGTCGAGGAGGCGACGTTCGAGTCCTGGGACCCGGCGGGCCGGGACTTCGACGCCGTGATCGCCGGGACGGCCTGGCACTGGGTGGACCCCGTCGCCGGAGCGGCCAAGGCGGCGCGGGTGCTGCGGCCGGGCGGCCGGCTGGCGGCGTTCTGGCACGTGTTCGAGCTCCCGCCCACCGTGATGGCCGCCTTCGTGGCGGTCTACCGGCGGGTCGTGCCCGACTCCCCGTTCAGCGTTCGCACGGACAAGTCGGCCATGGAGGGCTACCAGGTGATGTTCGCCAAGGCCGCCGACGGGATCGCGGCCGCCGGCGGCTTCGGCGAGCCGGAGCAGTGGCGGTTCGACTGGGAGCACGTCTACACCCGCGACGAGTGGCTGGACCAGATGCCCACCCAGGGCACGCTCACGGGGCTCCCGGAGGCCGACCGGGCGCAGGTGCTGGAAGGCGTCGGCGAGGCCATCGACGCCCTCGGCGGAAGCTTCACCATGCCCTACGCGACCGTGGTCGTCACGGCGTCGAAGGCCGCTGGCCCGGCGTGA
- a CDS encoding GNAT family N-acetyltransferase: MTDPEAGPGVTVRAMRAADAGRVLAIYQDGLDTGQASFETSAPTWETFDAAKLDRHRYVAVDAAGAPPGDVLGWIAASAVSDRCCYSGVVEHSVYVCPGARGRGVGSALLTALIASTEADGIWTIQSGVFPENASSLRLHARAGFRTVGVRERLGRLHGRWRDVVLLERRSPRVM, from the coding sequence GTGACCGATCCCGAGGCGGGCCCCGGTGTCACCGTCAGGGCCATGCGCGCGGCCGACGCCGGGCGAGTACTGGCGATCTACCAGGACGGCCTGGACACCGGGCAGGCGAGCTTCGAGACCAGCGCCCCCACCTGGGAGACGTTCGACGCAGCCAAGCTGGACCGCCACCGGTACGTGGCCGTCGACGCGGCCGGGGCCCCGCCGGGCGACGTGCTCGGCTGGATCGCCGCGAGCGCCGTGTCCGACCGCTGCTGCTACAGCGGTGTGGTCGAGCACAGCGTGTACGTCTGCCCTGGCGCCCGGGGGCGTGGCGTCGGGTCCGCGCTGCTGACCGCGCTCATCGCCTCCACCGAGGCGGACGGCATCTGGACGATCCAGTCCGGCGTCTTCCCCGAGAACGCCTCCAGCCTGCGGCTGCACGCCAGGGCCGGGTTCCGCACCGTGGGCGTCCGTGAACGTCTCGGCCGCCTCCACGGGCGCTGGCGCGACGTCGTCCTCCTCGAACGCCGCAGCCCGCGCGTGATGTAA
- a CDS encoding TetR/AcrR family transcriptional regulator, with protein sequence MPTGVAMRDVREQLFDAAERVLLRDGPSALTSRAVTAEAGCAKGVLHRHFADFDAFLAEFVLDRVHRMDAETAALREAAGTGTVVGNLSEALRAVYASVAVAIVPLITFRDELRARLRRTWPAGVPVLTEAVEMIASYLSAERDLGRIAADAEVDLLAPTLVGAGHLLFADRTAPPPDDEAVRRTVTGVVAAVLR encoded by the coding sequence GTGCCGACAGGGGTCGCCATGCGCGACGTGCGCGAGCAGCTGTTCGACGCCGCCGAGCGCGTCCTGCTGCGGGACGGGCCGAGCGCCCTGACCAGCCGGGCGGTCACCGCCGAGGCGGGCTGCGCCAAGGGCGTCCTGCACCGGCACTTCGCCGACTTCGACGCCTTCCTCGCCGAGTTCGTCCTGGACCGCGTGCACCGGATGGACGCCGAGACGGCCGCCCTACGTGAAGCCGCCGGGACCGGCACCGTCGTCGGCAACCTCTCCGAGGCCCTGAGAGCCGTCTACGCGTCGGTCGCCGTCGCGATCGTCCCCCTCATCACCTTCCGGGACGAGCTGCGCGCCCGGCTGCGGCGGACCTGGCCGGCCGGGGTGCCGGTGCTGACCGAGGCCGTGGAGATGATCGCCTCCTACCTCTCCGCCGAGCGCGACCTCGGCCGGATCGCGGCGGACGCCGAGGTCGACCTGCTCGCCCCCACCCTGGTCGGCGCCGGCCACCTGCTGTTCGCCGACCGGACCGCCCCGCCTCCGGACGACGAAGCCGTGCGCAGGACGGTGACCGGCGTCGTCGCGGCCGTGCTGCGCTGA
- a CDS encoding CapA family protein, with amino-acid sequence MAITIALAGDTMLGRGVAEEIAAFGPHGLFSDGVREVFGEADLAVVNLECCVSGRGRRWDAPGKPFHFRAPPAAAETLADLGVDCVTLANNHALDYGPDALADTLDLLWRAGIRTVGAGEDLERAREPAVLEAGGVRVAVLGVTDHPADFAAGADRPGVAYADLEDGVPGYLLEEVRRLRGGHDAVLVMPHWGPNMIPAPLPYVRRAAGRLVDAGATLVAGSSAHVFHAVAWPVMFDMGDFIDDYAVDALLRNDLGLLFLVTLDDAGPSRIEAVPIRLDFCRTRLAAGADRAWIIDRFAKACAAFDTPVTVRDERLVIERL; translated from the coding sequence ATGGCCATCACGATCGCGCTCGCCGGAGACACGATGCTGGGACGCGGCGTCGCGGAGGAGATCGCCGCGTTCGGCCCGCACGGCCTGTTCTCCGACGGGGTGCGCGAGGTGTTCGGCGAGGCCGATCTCGCCGTGGTGAACCTGGAGTGCTGCGTGTCCGGGCGCGGGCGGCGGTGGGACGCGCCGGGCAAGCCCTTCCACTTCCGTGCGCCGCCGGCCGCGGCCGAGACCCTCGCCGACCTCGGCGTGGACTGCGTGACGCTCGCCAACAACCACGCCCTGGACTACGGACCGGACGCGCTCGCGGACACGCTCGACCTCCTCTGGCGCGCGGGCATCCGGACCGTGGGCGCTGGCGAGGACCTGGAGCGGGCGCGGGAGCCCGCCGTCCTGGAGGCCGGGGGAGTGCGGGTCGCGGTCCTCGGCGTCACGGATCATCCGGCCGACTTCGCGGCGGGGGCGGACCGTCCGGGCGTCGCCTACGCCGATCTGGAGGACGGCGTCCCCGGCTACCTGCTGGAGGAGGTCCGGCGCCTGCGCGGCGGGCACGACGCCGTCCTGGTCATGCCGCACTGGGGCCCGAACATGATCCCGGCGCCGCTGCCCTACGTGCGGCGCGCGGCGGGGAGGCTGGTGGACGCCGGCGCGACGCTCGTCGCCGGGAGTTCCGCGCACGTCTTCCACGCCGTGGCGTGGCCGGTGATGTTCGACATGGGCGACTTCATCGACGACTACGCGGTCGACGCCCTGCTGCGCAACGATCTCGGCCTGCTGTTCCTGGTGACGCTGGACGACGCGGGGCCGTCCCGGATCGAGGCGGTTCCGATCCGGCTGGACTTCTGCCGCACCCGCCTGGCGGCCGGCGCCGACCGCGCCTGGATCATCGACCGGTTCGCCAAGGCCTGCGCGGCGTTCGACACGCCGGTGACGGTCCGGGACGAGCGCCTCGTCATCGAACGGCTCTAG
- a CDS encoding Zn-ribbon domain-containing OB-fold protein yields the protein MDIGVLRRDGRTDPFFDGTAAGRLVVRRCEACDRWFAPDASGCPGCGEEELGWAEASGAATLVTWTILPKEPPAFLALVELAEGPWLHARLDGVERADLREGLALRAAFEHPDEGESYVLFRPWTERGSVR from the coding sequence ATGGACATCGGCGTTCTGCGGCGGGACGGGCGCACCGACCCGTTCTTCGACGGCACGGCCGCCGGCCGGCTCGTCGTCCGGCGCTGCGAGGCGTGCGACCGGTGGTTCGCGCCGGACGCGAGCGGCTGCCCCGGCTGCGGCGAGGAGGAGCTCGGCTGGGCCGAGGCGAGCGGCGCGGCGACCCTGGTGACCTGGACGATCCTGCCCAAGGAGCCGCCCGCGTTCCTGGCGCTCGTCGAGCTGGCCGAGGGGCCCTGGCTGCACGCCCGCCTGGACGGGGTGGAGCGCGCGGACCTGCGCGAGGGGCTCGCGCTGCGCGCGGCGTTCGAGCATCCGGACGAAGGCGAGTCGTACGTGCTGTTCCGCCCCTGGACCGAACGCGGTTCGGTCCGTTAG
- a CDS encoding GNAT family N-acetyltransferase: MEHEVRTARGGDLAGLAEIENSGDAMFGEIGIVFPPGPTVAEQMIGRGAEIVVAGDPPVGFAAVEEVDGAAHLEQISVRGDLVGRGIGVLLLDEVKARAAAAGRPGVSLLTFRDVPWNGPWYARHGFAELPRERWGPGIRSYWDAEIEAGLHELGPRIVMWAPLRRPS, from the coding sequence ATGGAGCATGAGGTCCGGACGGCGCGGGGCGGTGACCTGGCGGGGCTGGCGGAGATCGAGAACTCGGGCGACGCGATGTTCGGCGAGATCGGGATCGTGTTCCCGCCCGGCCCGACCGTGGCCGAGCAGATGATCGGCAGGGGCGCGGAGATCGTGGTGGCCGGTGACCCGCCGGTCGGGTTCGCCGCCGTCGAGGAGGTCGACGGGGCCGCGCACCTGGAGCAGATCTCGGTGCGCGGCGACCTGGTGGGGCGGGGGATCGGCGTCCTGCTGCTGGACGAGGTCAAGGCGCGGGCCGCCGCGGCCGGGCGGCCCGGGGTCAGCCTGCTGACGTTCCGGGACGTCCCGTGGAACGGCCCCTGGTACGCCCGGCACGGGTTCGCGGAGCTGCCGCGGGAGCGGTGGGGGCCGGGGATCAGGTCCTACTGGGACGCCGAGATCGAGGCCGGCCTGCACGAACTGGGGCCGCGGATCGTCATGTGGGCGCCGCTCCGGCGCCCCAGTTAA
- a CDS encoding NAD(P)H-dependent flavin oxidoreductase yields the protein MNTEVCARFGIEFPLFAFSHCRDVVAAVTGAGGFGVLGAVAYTPDRLEEELCWIDDHVGGRPYGVDVLVPGKIDKAAEGGGGLDALLAAVPDEHWRFLVGLFAKYDVPPPDFDKARRSNARGGAQVTKEGATELIDVSLAHPIGLIASALGTPPPLMVEKAKAAGIPVAALVGTSEHARRQVAAGVDLVVAQGGEAGGHTGEISTMVLVPEVVDTVAPVPVLAAGGIATGRQMAAALALGASGVWCGSVWLTTEEAETSPPVKEKLLAATSRDTIRSRSRTGKPARQLRSAWTQEWEGPDSPGPLGMPLQMIVAEGAMRQITKVAESGNPGARALANYFVGQCVGLMNTVKPARQVVYDMVEDFADAVERLNAVTGTD from the coding sequence ATGAACACCGAGGTCTGCGCACGGTTCGGCATCGAGTTCCCGCTGTTCGCCTTCAGCCACTGCCGCGACGTGGTCGCCGCCGTCACGGGCGCCGGCGGGTTCGGTGTCCTCGGTGCCGTCGCGTACACGCCGGACCGGCTCGAAGAGGAGCTCTGCTGGATCGACGACCACGTGGGCGGCCGCCCCTACGGCGTCGACGTGCTCGTCCCCGGCAAGATCGACAAGGCGGCGGAGGGCGGCGGCGGCCTGGACGCCCTGCTCGCCGCCGTTCCCGACGAGCACTGGCGCTTCCTCGTCGGCCTGTTCGCCAAGTACGACGTCCCGCCGCCCGACTTCGACAAGGCCCGGCGGTCCAACGCGCGCGGCGGCGCGCAGGTCACCAAGGAGGGCGCGACCGAGCTGATCGACGTGTCGCTCGCCCACCCCATCGGCCTCATCGCCAGCGCCCTCGGCACCCCGCCGCCGCTGATGGTGGAGAAGGCCAAGGCCGCCGGGATCCCCGTCGCCGCACTGGTCGGGACGTCCGAGCACGCCCGCCGCCAGGTCGCCGCCGGCGTCGACCTCGTCGTCGCGCAGGGCGGCGAGGCGGGCGGGCACACTGGCGAGATCTCCACGATGGTGCTCGTCCCCGAGGTGGTCGACACGGTCGCGCCGGTGCCCGTCCTCGCCGCGGGCGGGATCGCCACCGGACGCCAGATGGCCGCGGCCCTCGCGCTCGGCGCGTCCGGCGTGTGGTGCGGCTCGGTGTGGCTCACCACCGAGGAGGCCGAGACGTCCCCGCCGGTGAAGGAGAAGCTGCTCGCCGCCACGTCGCGCGACACGATCCGGTCGCGGTCGCGGACCGGCAAGCCCGCCCGGCAGCTGCGCTCGGCGTGGACGCAGGAGTGGGAGGGGCCGGACAGCCCCGGCCCGCTCGGCATGCCGCTCCAGATGATCGTGGCCGAGGGCGCCATGCGGCAGATCACCAAGGTGGCCGAGTCCGGCAACCCGGGCGCCCGCGCCCTCGCGAACTACTTCGTCGGCCAGTGCGTCGGCCTGATGAACACCGTCAAGCCCGCACGCCAGGTCGTCTACGACATGGTCGAGGACTTCGCCGACGCGGTGGAGCGGCTCAACGCCGTCACCGGCACGGACTGA
- a CDS encoding ArsR/SmtB family transcription factor encodes MDAETGPLDRPTAAEYASWFRALADPTRIQIVSLLARRDRPMSVGEIVRAVEVGQSTVSAHLRVLARVRFVLAERRGTASYYRVNAACVGCFPSAADVVMGRPVPALPAGSPEGRP; translated from the coding sequence ATGGATGCTGAGACGGGCCCGCTGGACCGGCCCACCGCCGCCGAGTACGCCTCCTGGTTCAGGGCCCTGGCCGACCCCACCCGGATCCAGATCGTCTCGCTGCTGGCCCGCCGGGACCGCCCCATGAGCGTCGGCGAGATCGTGAGGGCGGTGGAGGTCGGCCAGTCGACCGTCTCGGCCCATCTGAGGGTGCTGGCCCGGGTGCGGTTCGTGCTGGCGGAACGGCGGGGCACCGCCTCCTACTACCGCGTCAACGCCGCCTGCGTCGGCTGCTTCCCGTCCGCCGCCGACGTCGTCATGGGCAGGCCCGTCCCCGCCCTGCCCGCCGGATCCCCGGAGGGACGGCCGTGA
- a CDS encoding pyridoxamine 5'-phosphate oxidase family protein, whose translation MSLPEDLDALARTVIDGNRYMTLGTSEADHRPRLSPVYFTHAGYRTFYWVSSPDARHSGNIAARPEVAIVIYDSTVEIGQGRAVYIDAVASLVADEDLPRRCADAFPGVDPGAVAFRPDELSGAAPLRLYHADATRFEVHLPGRDPRNAAGIDVRRGVDPVEGS comes from the coding sequence ATGAGCCTGCCAGAGGACTTGGACGCGTTGGCGCGCACGGTGATCGACGGAAACCGGTACATGACCCTGGGGACGAGCGAAGCCGATCACCGGCCCCGCCTGTCGCCGGTGTACTTCACGCACGCCGGCTACCGCACGTTCTACTGGGTGTCCTCCCCGGACGCGCGGCACTCGGGCAACATCGCCGCGCGTCCGGAGGTCGCCATCGTCATCTACGACTCGACCGTGGAGATCGGGCAGGGCCGCGCCGTGTACATCGACGCCGTGGCCTCCCTCGTCGCCGACGAGGATCTGCCGCGGCGCTGCGCCGACGCGTTCCCCGGGGTCGACCCGGGCGCTGTGGCCTTCCGGCCCGACGAGCTCAGCGGCGCCGCCCCACTGCGTCTCTACCACGCCGACGCGACCAGATTCGAGGTTCACCTGCCGGGCCGCGACCCGCGCAACGCCGCCGGGATCGACGTCCGGCGCGGCGTGGACCCGGTCGAGGGATCCTGA
- a CDS encoding SGNH/GDSL hydrolase family protein yields MISPVAWVRGRLGERGAALALLALLLALAVVPLVAMPAARCEVFGSGCRATDPERRADPVAAATPAITPVEVATRGAYVALGDSYSAGVGAEATVGDQNPLDRCHRTSKAYYHEVSQAFRFAKGSAFWACSGATTDDVLDGRGGEPPQIGRVGRDTSLVTISIGGNDVGFSRVLAGCVVKLPWGRGCSGQGEEIARRMAGLRESLPALLAEITARAPEARVIVMSYPKAFSEVSGVDGDNITVPDQRWLNARAYELGGVIRQSVMEADARKVAGHRHGSVEFVDAFSAFAGHEVGSRDAYMNGLTLNLAALEAEPRSYHPTVAGQQALARLFVDQVKKGPGRALS; encoded by the coding sequence ATGATCAGCCCGGTCGCATGGGTGCGGGGCCGTCTCGGCGAGCGGGGCGCCGCGCTCGCGCTCCTGGCGCTGCTGCTGGCGCTGGCGGTCGTCCCGCTGGTGGCGATGCCGGCGGCGCGGTGCGAGGTGTTCGGGAGCGGCTGCCGCGCTACGGACCCCGAGCGGCGCGCGGACCCGGTCGCCGCGGCCACCCCGGCGATCACCCCGGTCGAGGTGGCGACCCGGGGCGCCTATGTCGCGCTGGGGGACTCCTACTCGGCGGGCGTCGGGGCGGAGGCGACGGTGGGCGACCAGAACCCGCTCGACCGGTGCCACCGGACGTCCAAGGCGTACTACCACGAGGTCTCGCAGGCGTTCCGCTTCGCGAAGGGCAGCGCGTTCTGGGCGTGCTCGGGCGCGACCACCGACGACGTGCTGGACGGACGGGGCGGCGAACCCCCGCAGATCGGCCGTGTCGGGCGGGACACCAGCCTGGTCACGATCAGCATCGGCGGCAACGACGTCGGGTTCTCGCGGGTGCTCGCCGGCTGCGTGGTGAAGCTGCCGTGGGGGAGGGGCTGCTCCGGGCAGGGCGAGGAGATCGCCCGGCGGATGGCCGGGCTCCGGGAGAGCCTGCCCGCGCTGCTGGCCGAGATCACCGCGCGGGCGCCGGAGGCGCGGGTGATCGTGATGTCCTACCCCAAGGCGTTCTCCGAGGTCAGCGGCGTGGACGGGGACAACATCACCGTGCCGGACCAGCGCTGGCTGAACGCGCGGGCCTACGAGCTGGGCGGGGTGATCCGGCAGTCGGTGATGGAGGCGGACGCGCGCAAGGTGGCCGGGCACCGGCACGGCAGCGTGGAGTTCGTGGACGCCTTCAGCGCGTTCGCCGGCCACGAGGTGGGCAGCCGCGACGCCTACATGAACGGGCTGACGCTGAACCTCGCGGCGCTCGAAGCGGAGCCGCGCAGCTACCACCCGACGGTCGCCGGGCAGCAGGCGCTCGCCCGGCTCTTCGTCGACCAGGTCAAGAAGGGCCCGGGCCGCGCGCTCTCCTGA